The Quadrisphaera sp. DSM 44207 genome window below encodes:
- a CDS encoding SDR family oxidoreductase, giving the protein MQVFVTGASGWIGSAVVPELLGAGHSVLGLARSDASAATIAAAGAEVLRGDLEDLDVLRTGARSTDAVVHLAFDHDFSRFEASVRADARVVQALGAALEGTGRALVIASGTPAVPGRAATEHDEPATGGPAAARIATARAARATAARGVRSSVVRLPRSVHGDGDASGFLPRLIAIAREQGVAGCVGDGSARWPAVHVLDAARLFRLAAEAAPAGSVLHAVADEAVAVRDIAAVIGRHLHLPTAPVPAEQFGFLGALLRVDQPASSALTRELLGWRPVQPGLLQDLDAGHYFG; this is encoded by the coding sequence ATGCAGGTCTTCGTCACGGGCGCGTCCGGGTGGATCGGCTCCGCCGTCGTCCCCGAGCTCCTCGGCGCGGGTCACTCGGTGCTCGGGCTCGCCCGCTCCGACGCCTCGGCCGCCACGATCGCCGCCGCCGGCGCCGAGGTCCTGCGCGGGGACCTGGAGGACCTGGACGTCCTGCGCACCGGGGCGAGGAGCACCGACGCGGTCGTCCACCTCGCGTTTGACCACGACTTCAGTCGGTTCGAGGCCTCGGTGCGCGCCGACGCGCGCGTCGTGCAGGCGCTGGGGGCCGCGCTCGAGGGCACCGGCAGGGCCCTGGTCATCGCGTCCGGAACCCCCGCGGTGCCCGGGCGTGCGGCGACCGAGCACGACGAGCCCGCCACCGGCGGCCCTGCCGCGGCCCGCATCGCCACCGCCCGGGCCGCGCGGGCCACGGCAGCGCGCGGCGTCCGCTCCAGCGTGGTGCGCCTGCCCCGCTCGGTGCACGGCGACGGCGACGCCTCCGGGTTCCTCCCCCGCCTGATCGCCATCGCCCGCGAGCAGGGCGTCGCCGGCTGCGTCGGCGACGGGTCCGCCCGCTGGCCCGCGGTGCACGTCCTGGACGCCGCGCGCCTGTTCCGCCTCGCGGCCGAAGCGGCCCCCGCGGGATCGGTGCTGCACGCGGTCGCCGACGAGGCCGTCGCGGTCCGCGACATCGCCGCCGTGATCGGCCGCCACCTGCACCTGCCGACGGCGCCCGTCCCGGCCGAGCAGTTCGGCTTCCTGGGAGCGCTGCTGCGCGTCGACCAGCCCGCCTCCAGCGCCCTCACCCGCGAGCTGCTCGGGTGGAGGCCGGTGCAGCCCGGGCTCCTGCAGGACCTGGACGCCGGCCACTACTTCGGCTGA
- a CDS encoding TetR/AcrR family transcriptional regulator, with product MGRWDPNARERLESAALALFVEQGYEETTIAQIADRAGLTRSTFFRHFADKREVVFGGQDVLADLLAGAVRDAPASARTIECLAAALDTAALAFTPERHALARQRRSVVAATSELQERELLKLARLSSAVADALRARGAEEMSARLGAELGVLAVTTAFARWAAAEDAPPFAEIAHATLHDLRVRAAALGAPADVGA from the coding sequence GTGGGCCGGTGGGATCCGAACGCGCGCGAGCGCCTCGAGAGCGCGGCCCTGGCCCTGTTCGTCGAGCAGGGGTACGAGGAGACGACCATCGCCCAGATCGCGGACCGCGCCGGGCTGACCCGCAGCACCTTCTTCCGCCACTTCGCGGACAAGCGCGAGGTCGTCTTCGGCGGGCAGGACGTGCTCGCCGACCTCCTCGCCGGCGCCGTGCGCGATGCTCCTGCCTCGGCGAGGACGATCGAGTGCCTGGCGGCGGCGCTGGACACCGCCGCTCTCGCCTTCACCCCCGAGCGGCACGCGCTCGCCCGCCAGCGCCGGTCGGTGGTCGCGGCCACCAGCGAGCTGCAGGAGCGGGAGCTGCTCAAGCTCGCCCGGCTGTCCTCGGCGGTCGCGGACGCGCTGCGCGCCCGCGGAGCGGAGGAGATGAGCGCGCGCCTGGGCGCCGAGCTCGGCGTCCTCGCCGTCACCACCGCCTTCGCGCGCTGGGCGGCCGCCGAGGACGCCCCGCCCTTCGCCGAGATCGCGCACGCGACCCTGCACGACCTGCGCGTGCGCGCCGCAGCCCTCGGCGCACCGGCCGACGTCGGAGCCTGA
- a CDS encoding cytochrome P450 — protein MTNTSEDVRGTQPEHAASSSGEGGEEVSGIDAGELFTPAFTADPYPTWARVRESTPVCPVRSPRFDSFFITRYDDAKAALSDARLSKDLYGPRQDYLKFFGPNSALLNQNMLNSDPPEHTRLRRLVTQAFTPRRVEALRPKVERVVDDLIDAFAPTGRAELMEDFAFPLPVTVISDLLGVPEQDRTHFFEVTHIIRSRGGAGRGTEEDRLAVQNAQQQLADYLSDLIARKREQPQDDLLTALIAARDEQARLSERELVSTAFLLLFAGHQTTSDFLGNAVVALLTNPEQLALLKASPQLLPAAVEELLRFDGSVPIASPRIATEDVEYGGVHIPAGSIVTVAINAANHDPAHAQDPDVLRLDREDTSHIAFGHGIHFCLGISLARMEIQVALAGLLRRLPDLALAVPAEQVRRLPGASPFRGLLELPLRFTPVPVGAAASA, from the coding sequence GTGACCAACACCAGCGAGGACGTCCGAGGCACCCAGCCCGAGCACGCTGCGAGCAGCAGCGGCGAGGGCGGCGAGGAGGTCTCGGGCATCGACGCCGGCGAGCTGTTCACCCCCGCCTTCACCGCCGACCCGTACCCGACCTGGGCGCGGGTGCGCGAGTCCACGCCGGTGTGCCCGGTGCGCTCCCCGCGCTTCGACTCCTTCTTCATCACCCGCTACGACGACGCCAAGGCCGCGCTCTCCGACGCCCGCCTGAGCAAGGACCTGTACGGGCCGCGCCAGGACTACCTGAAGTTCTTCGGGCCCAACTCCGCGCTGCTGAACCAGAACATGCTCAACTCCGACCCGCCCGAGCACACCCGCCTGCGCCGCCTGGTCACCCAGGCGTTCACCCCCCGCCGGGTGGAGGCGCTGCGCCCGAAGGTCGAGCGCGTCGTCGACGACCTCATCGACGCCTTCGCGCCCACCGGGCGCGCGGAGCTGATGGAGGACTTCGCCTTCCCCCTGCCGGTGACCGTGATCAGCGACCTGCTCGGGGTGCCCGAGCAGGACCGCACGCACTTCTTCGAGGTCACCCACATCATCCGCAGCCGCGGCGGCGCCGGGCGCGGCACCGAGGAGGACCGCCTCGCCGTGCAGAACGCCCAGCAGCAGCTGGCGGACTACCTCTCGGACCTGATCGCCCGCAAGCGGGAGCAGCCGCAGGACGACCTGCTCACCGCCCTGATCGCCGCCCGCGACGAGCAGGCGCGCCTGTCCGAGCGGGAGCTGGTCTCCACCGCCTTCCTGCTGCTGTTCGCCGGGCACCAGACCACCTCGGACTTCCTCGGCAACGCCGTGGTGGCGCTGCTGACCAACCCCGAGCAGCTGGCGCTGCTGAAGGCCTCCCCGCAGCTGCTGCCGGCCGCGGTGGAGGAGCTGCTGCGCTTCGACGGCTCGGTGCCCATCGCCAGCCCCCGCATCGCCACCGAGGACGTGGAGTACGGGGGAGTGCACATCCCCGCCGGCTCCATCGTCACCGTGGCCATCAACGCGGCCAACCACGACCCGGCGCACGCGCAGGACCCCGACGTGCTGCGCCTGGACCGCGAGGACACCTCCCACATCGCTTTCGGGCACGGCATCCACTTCTGCCTGGGCATCTCCCTGGCCCGCATGGAGATCCAGGTGGCTCTGGCCGGGCTGCTGCGCCGCCTGCCCGACCTGGCCCTGGCCGTGCCCGCCGAGCAGGTGCGCCGCCTGCCCGGGGCCTCCCCGTTCCGGGGGCTGCTGGAGCTGCCGCTGCGCTTCACCCCGGTGCCCGTCGGCGCCGCAGCCAGCGCCTGA
- a CDS encoding TcmI family type II polyketide cyclase — protein MVFRPFRNVIVCRMVPGSEDEVGPVFAHYDPLTRPQDLGVIGRILLSHHDLYLHVIERKEDPAVSGQRRGLPAFQDIAEQIAPYVTPYPSYWQNPSHSVAKPFYSWVPEGEVSPDRELTVIVQRMKPGAEDDVARVFADSDAGGLPTETGVTGRWLYSMEDVFVHLLEQDKEKAAAVRANHESHRPAFAKIMHDLAPYLSPYRPETWQSPRDSVATPFYRWQAEDWNPEDDASRTDAATTTA, from the coding sequence ATGGTCTTCCGTCCGTTCCGGAACGTGATCGTCTGCCGCATGGTCCCCGGCAGCGAGGACGAGGTCGGGCCCGTCTTCGCCCACTACGACCCGCTCACCCGCCCGCAGGACCTCGGGGTCATCGGGCGGATCCTGCTCTCCCACCACGACCTGTACCTGCACGTGATCGAGCGCAAGGAGGACCCGGCGGTCTCGGGTCAGCGTCGCGGGCTGCCCGCCTTCCAGGACATCGCCGAGCAGATCGCCCCGTACGTGACGCCGTACCCGAGCTACTGGCAGAACCCCTCGCACTCGGTGGCCAAGCCGTTCTACTCCTGGGTCCCCGAGGGGGAGGTCTCACCCGACCGGGAGCTGACCGTGATCGTGCAGCGGATGAAGCCCGGCGCCGAGGACGACGTCGCCCGCGTCTTCGCCGACTCCGACGCCGGAGGGCTGCCCACCGAGACCGGGGTGACCGGGCGCTGGCTGTACTCGATGGAGGACGTCTTCGTGCACCTGCTGGAGCAGGACAAGGAGAAGGCCGCGGCCGTGCGGGCCAACCACGAGTCGCACCGGCCGGCGTTCGCCAAGATCATGCACGACCTGGCTCCCTACCTCAGCCCCTACCGCCCGGAGACCTGGCAGAGCCCGAGGGACTCGGTGGCCACGCCGTTCTACCGCTGGCAGGCCGAGGACTGGAACCCCGAGGACGACGCATCCAGGACCGACGCGGCGACGACCACGGCCTGA